The Triticum aestivum cultivar Chinese Spring chromosome 6D, IWGSC CS RefSeq v2.1, whole genome shotgun sequence genomic sequence tcccggttccagaaccgggactaaaggcccttatgaaccgggacaaatggccctttttctactagtggtggtgGGAGCGGCGGTGTGGCTTCGCCGGAGAAAAGCTtgacggtggggggggggggggatggtcgGGGGCGGCGGAAGCATGGCGGTGAGGCGGCGGTTGAGGGGAGTGCTGGCATTGGAGCGCAGCCGGCCGCGGGtacaaggaagaagatgaacaggAGATCTGGCCGGAGGTTGAAGAAATCAATCTAGCCGTTCATTTCGAATCTAAGGACTGAAAACATATCGACTAACCCAAATCAAACTTTCAGTCAACTTATCCCTAGCCAATCGTTTATTTTTAGTTCGGTAGGttataaggggtctgctagagatgctcttagcacGATGGCTTTTCGTCTATTTCCACAACGAGCTTTACTACGGCAAGCTTTGCCCAGCTTCGGTGATGGCGAGGCAAGGACGGCAGCGCGTCTTCGGCGCGTGCAGTGTCTGGATGGTCCAAGGATCGATTTATAATTTTTGTTACTTTTGGCTCTCTTTGTACCGCTGGGTGCCTCGAGAAGAATACTTATATATAATGGGAGGGGAAAACAGTAAAGGAGCAGGCCCGTTTCCCTCCTCCTCGTGCAGGTCGTTTCAAATTCCCCCAATCCTCAAATCGCTTTGTTGGCTGTCCGTTTGTTTCCTTCCCCCGAATGCCCCAAATCGCTTATTTGTTGGCCGCTTGCATCCCCAAATAGTACCGGCGTCGTCTTGGATCTCACTCTAGTAACGTACTACGCTTTAAGGTCTCTTTATTATACATATACGTGGATGTGGATTACAGCCAGGGGTTGTTGCCATGGGCGTGCGCGGCGGTTTCTGGAAGGCGCTGCAGCCGTACGCGCGGCAGGAGGGCATGGGGTATCTCCGCGGCCGCCGCGTCGCCGTCGACCTCTCCTCGTGGATCGTCTCCGCCATGAGCACCAAGTCGCCCACCCGCCGCAACATCTTCTTCCGCACGCTCTCCCTCTTCTCCAAGGTGGGGGCGTTCCCGGTGTTCGTGGTGGACGGCATGCCGTCGCCGCTCAAGGCCAAGGCCACAAGTGAGGCCTTCACGCGATGTGTCCACGAGTGTGTGGTTGGCCTCTCCTCTCCTGATTCTGATTCTTGTTGCTTGCTAGCCTTCTCGATCTAGTCTCTACTCCTCCTATATACAGTATCATGCATGCATACCGGTTTGGTTTGGTTTCACGATTTAATTTGATGCAGCAACTGCTTGGGCATATGAGAATGCCGATACTCCGGGCAAAGGGCGAGGCCGAAGCACTGTGCGCTCAGTTGAATCGTGAGGGCAAGGTGGACGCCTGCATTACCTCTGACAGTGACGCCTTCCTCTGCGGAGCCACCACGGTGATCAAAGTGTTCCGGTCCGCTAAGGAACCTTTGAGTGCTACAACATAGCCGACATCCAGGATGGCAGTGGGTTGAGTAGGAAACGAATGATCGCCATGGCGCTTGTTATTGGCAGTGACTATGATCTGCAGGGGGTGCCCGGTGTGGGTCTTCAGACCGCACTTGCGTTTGTGCAATTATTTCATGAAGACATTCTACTCTTGTTTCTTTAATTTTATTTTTAGATGTCCTTCATTTTGGGGTCTAATATATAGCTCCTTTTTTATATCTCCAGATTACGTGCAATCGGTAAAGGAATCTATCCACCTGCATCTTTCGCATCTCAATGTCCTAGCTTTGACAAGGTACGTCGTACTACTTGTTGAATTACATATATACATTATGCAATTAAGAATCAAGATTATGTAATGTGCGTACACAAGAATGAATCTTTTCTTAAATGCTAGGCGCGTGATCTGAATTGGGGATTCAATGTCTGCAAAAGATTAGCTGCTCACCCAAATTTCCCAAATGGGGAGATAATTAAACTATATCTATGTGATGACAATCTGGATACAGGTATTGGCACTCCCCTGCTTGTATATATAATTCAAGAAAAACTGTTCATGAATAACTATTTGCTTGTGCTAAAAAAAACGAGTGACGACCACATGCAGAATGGGATGTTCCATCGCTTGTGTGGAATAGGCAGCCTAATGTTGAGGCTTTGGTCGACATGTTATCGTATGGGAAGTGGGGGAAATCAGATATCCGACGCCACATGCTGCCGATGCTATCAACCATTTATTTACGCGAGATGGCGTCTCCATCCAATTCCAAATCACTGCTTCTTCTTGATGATGACCAGTATGAATTCCATTCAGTTAAACGGATCAAGATAATACATGGCCAACCTTATTACTTGGTCCAATGGAAGAGCCATGCTGACGATCGTATGTTTGTACAAACTGATGAAGATGTCCAGCTTGTGGATGAGGCATTTCCTAATGAAGCCCGACGGCATAAGGTCTGCACTTCCTTTCTACCCTGTCATCTTTTCTGTTCCATCATACTAGCTAGTAAAAACATGATGATGCTTCCTCGACATTATTATTATGGTACAATGAGACTTAATAGATTAATTTGTTGAGCAATACCTATTTATATTTTTGTTCACTGTGAAAACATGGTTAACAAACAGATCGACTGAATTGTGGATGCAGTGGCTCAAAGGACGAGAGAAATCAGGAGCAAACAGGAATCGGTTGCTGGTGCCGAAAGAAGAGAAATCAAGATCCAAGCTTAACATACTAGCAAACAACATGTCCAAGACACGGAAAGGTGCAAGACCCAGACCCAGCTGGGTGCAGCTTTGCATCAAGGATTTCTACTGCTCGAAGAAGCCTCATGTAGAAATGGGCCAGACGTCGACAAGAAAATCCTCACCCGTGTCTCAGCGACGCAACTTGATGTTGGGCTGAAACATATATCTCTCCTTGCTGCCACCGCGGCGGAGGCTTGCATATGTATGTATGGTAAATCCGGAGGTGCATGCACGTACGCCTTGTAACAGTCATTGTTAAGAGCTCttttagggtgattggtgtagtactcAGAGTACTATCCACTACTTACCCAtttgatttttattagttgtccgATCTGGTGGGGGGTTAAAAAATATTAAATTTAATATGTTTATTCCAAGAAGGGCATAATGGTCCAGGATGAAATATCTTTTTTTCAACCGATCACCTCCGCGATAGATGTTTTTTTCAACTGATCACCTCCATGACAGAACCAGGTCTAACATGCAAAGTTTGATATTGCACACAAGATTTTGTACTGGCTTTGGCATGCATTTGTCTTTGCCAGTGAACATTTTTCATGTGCAAAATGAATAAACCTTGATGATTGGTTGGCCTCACATGCAGGAAGACATGGCGGATGTAAGTGAGTGTATGTTCGAGTACCATCATATTGCCAGCAGGATGTTTCATAGTGAGGATGACGGTTATAAATTCTATAACAAATATGCTCTTGAGAAAGGTTTTAGCGTGAGAAGCTATgttgagtgggatggatccaacaaTCATATAAGTTTAAGGAAAATTGTGTGTAGTCGTGAAGGAGTTTGCAAAGAGAAGCACATGAAGAGGAGGATGGAAGATAGACAGAGGAGGCCACAGAGTATAACTCGTGTTGGGTGTCAAGCTAATAAAAATTGGTCATTGCAAGGCTGGAGGAAACAGgtcggtggtttgtcaaggatttcatTGATGAACACAACCACCCTCTGGCCCCACGGGATCTTTCGTGCCTTTTGCATTCACACAGACGAATTAGCGATGAGCAGCAAGTGGACATTGCAAACATGGAAAATTCTGGGATCCGCAAGTACCATATTATCGATATCTCGTGCATGCAATACTGAGGATATGATCAGGTTGGATGCACAAGGAGGGACATTACAACTTCTGTCATGCTAGTAAGCAGGAATCAATCTGTACAGGTGATGCTAAAACGGTGATCAGTCACATGATGGCGCAGCGAGAATGAGATCTAGATtttttttcttcaagtacttggtTGATGAACTTAGCCATCTGAAGGGACTCTTCTGGTCTGATATTCAATCCTGACTTGACTACGTAGCTTTCGGAGACGTTATTATTTTTTATAGCACATACAGAACCAATAAGTACAATCTGCCATTTGTGTcgtttgtcgggttgaatcaccaccgcaACACTGTTATTTTTGGATGTGGTATATTTTCTAATGAAACAAGCCACACATACGAGTGCATGTTGCGGACCTTTTCTGACGCCATGGCACAGAAGCATCTGATATATGTGATTGCGATCCAGAGAGCAATCAGGGTGGTCTAGCCTGACTCAAACCATAATTTGTGTATATGGCACATTCAGCTGAACATTGTACATCATCTGAGTGATGACACGGTAAAGGAGGAATTGAGATCTTTCATATATTATTCATCTTCCGTTAAAGAGCATGAGAGAAAATGGATATAATTCTTATAAGGGAATAAAGTAACCAGTGAGGAGTCCTGACTGCATCAAATGTGTTAGATGAGAAAGTTGTGGTATGCTCCATATCTTGAAGGGCGCTGTTTCCTAAGATTGAGCAGTAATCAGCGGAGTGAGAGCTTGAACTTTGTACTACATACGCATCTTGAGGCTAAGGTGACGTTGTTTCAAATGCTAGAGAACTACGAGAGTTACCTTGTGACGCGACGGTTGAACGAGGCTCTCTAGGACACCGAGGCCCTGCAGTCACTTCCATTTACAAAGGAAAATGCTTCGGCTCTTGAGAAACACGCCGCAGAAGTTTTCACTCCTCTTGTGTTTAAGTtggtgttatggagcattaatgcTATCAGCAAATGTCAGATCAGTGAGGTACTACATGCATCAGAAATTAGCACGTATGTTGTGTCTAAAAAGGAAAGAATAGATAAAAAGTTCGAAGTGCGCAGTGAGGGGCAGGAAGGTCTTTTGTGCAAGATCATTTTTACTTGCCGTAAGGTGGAATCcgcaggcacaccatgttcccacatATTGTACATATTGGGAATGTTGCAAGAAGAAAGACTGCTGAAGTGTTGTGTTCCCACTAGGTAGACAATGAGTGCAAGAAAGAACGAGATATATGACTATTCATCAAGCCCGCAGAGGTACCGTCAATTGTGGAATTTTAGTCATGCGACATGTTTCAAGGCATGCCACTCTAATGAGGCGTATCAGCGTCTAAAgatggttttggatgcacaagataATAGCAGGGAATCAACTATTGAACAAGCTAACAGCAAGGAATCAACAAATACTCAGAGTAACAGCATTAGGTTTGGCCCCGCAATCGGCGAACTTTGATGGTGAAGGTTTGGATAAGGTTTTGGATCCCTTGCATGTTCCAGGTCGAGGTGCACCGAACAAAATGCTACAGGAAAAGATGAAAAAGACAAGATCAACAAGTAAATGTGGCTATTGCAAGGAGGAACTTCACAATCGACGTGCATGCGACCGAAAGAACTGCAACTTGCCGTCGTAGAACCTTGACATCGCTCTCCTGCAAGTTAACAATGTTTCATCCATGAATTGATCCTGCAGTGCAAGTGGAAACATATATATGGCTCATGGTGGTGATgtcgtgatgatgatgatgatggaatgtTAGGTTAGGCCATGAGGCTGGACATATATCTTACAAGTGCGGTTGATGCCCCTCACGGCCATCGTCAGAGCCTCAGCTGTAAGTGACGGCAACGGTGGCTCGATGAAAGAAACCATTATATTGGTGCCGGAGACGGAGAAGATAGGAATGGTAGCATTCTGTACTGAAACTAAAAACCATGTGGGCATTTGTCAGCCAAATGATCATCTGTTGACATTCCAGTTTATTATACCCACCTACGTTTTCTCCTTCCTCTTTGCACCTTTATCTTCTTGCCGCCTCGCTTGCGTGTACACAAGCCATTTCGCTGTACTCCCtcggtttctaaatataagcctttttagagattccagtatgaactacatacggaacaaaattaatgaatctacactctaaaatatgtctatatacatccatccatatgtagtccgtactgaaatctctaaaaagccttatatttagaaacggagggaataGAACAGAGTACTATCCTGCCATTTCAATCTACGATGCAGTAGAACTGCAAGATTGGCTCAGGCCCTTCTTCTCTTTAGGTCATTCAGAGATATGCTCTCTGAACTAGTATATACCAGTACTGAAGTCTGTAAAATCCTGGTTGCCGATACGCCATGTTTCATTGTGAAAGAATGGCATCACATAGAAATGGCGAGTCATTTGGAAAGGAAAAACAGAGGCAGGCAGCGATATATTCTCATGAAAGCACCAACCAAACTCTGACAACAGCACACAACAAGATTTGACGGCACTCCAGATCTGCCATGGGTATGAAAGCAGCCAGGGATAACATTTTCGAGAAGGTTAACATTTTTACATCTATCAGACACAAGCTTACCCTTCCGGTAAACAAACACAAACGGGGAATCGACAGCCAAGGGAACACAAACAGAAATGATACAGAGACATGACCAACTGGCCAAGATAAGGGTCAAATTAGCTAGCGCTACCATAACAGTCTCTTACATGCTCATCACAGACACGAAACTACTAAGATAATAATACTCCTAATTTTTCTCATCAAAGGATCATGATAGACACAGGCAGCTACCAAGACAAGCGGACGAAGAAAATGGAAAGCGCAGACTACATATGACTGACGAGGTTCTACCAACAAGATCCATCAGGCCAACTTCAGTGCAAGCCACAGCCCTGGACGATGCCTAGCTAAGGGATGGATGTTCAGTTTACTTCACTGCAAGCCATCCACAAGAGAATGTCAGGACCGGCTTCACTTCTTGTGCACCCTGCAGTCTGGAGACTTTGGCTGCAAGGGCGACAGCGGCTGCCTCACCACGTCCACACTGTTGAAATCCATGGCCAGGCCGACGGGGCTCGTCTCCTTCAGGCTCGAGGACTTGCGCTTCTGCTGCAACAAGAAGAATGACATTGTTAATGTAGTCAATATAGCCAGACTAACAGCTCCGCTGCCTGTGTGTGTATTAAATCAAATCAGTAAACACTTGAGCTTTACGGTTGGTTGTTGTCCTTACCTTGGTGGAGTTACTGGACTTCAGCAAACAGCTGCAGGATCCTTCAACCTCATGTTCAGTCCTCCTGTCATCACCAACCAAACAAGGAGGCCAAGCCATAATATACGGATAGGCAGAGTCACCAGATGTGCCGTGGATCAGAAGCTCAATCTCCATGGTCTCCAATGAAAGGTAGAAGAACGAGCTGCGCTGTGCCGGCAGCGGTTATGCTTGTCATGCACAAGTACACGCATCCAAACCTAACTTGCACAACTTCGACTTGGCCCTCCCACTGCCAGGGTGTAGTAGTGATCTGATCCATTTCTGCCCTCAAACAGATAATGTCTTGCAGCACCCAACTCTCAACTCCATCACCGTCCCCGCTGCGGATCCAAACAAGGAGAAGGAAATCTTCAGTTGCATAGACCATGCAGAGTTTTCCATCCTCGGTATCACCAACCTTGGGAACACCTTCCTTTGCCTGCGAGGGGAGATACAGAGAGGAGACATCCATGGTGGCTGTGTTTATCCTGATCACACATCCTTTGCCATAGAGAGGCCGATAAAAAGAACCACCCACCAGCGTGAAACCACTGTCATTCAGGTAGATTACACCATCGATT encodes the following:
- the LOC123142820 gene encoding flap endonuclease GEN-like 1, translated to MGVRGGFWKALQPYARQEGMGYLRGRRVAVDLSSWIVSAMSTKSPTRRNIFFRTLSLFSKVGAFPVFVVDGMPSPLKAKATSEAFTRCVHECVQLLGHMRMPILRAKGEAEALCAQLNREGKVDACITSDSDAFLCGATTVIKVFRSAKEPLSATT
- the LOC123142821 gene encoding flap endonuclease GEN-like 1 — protein: MALVIGSDYDLQGVPGVGLQTALALRAIGKGIYPPASFASQCPSFDKARDLNWGFNVCKRLAAHPNFPNGEIIKLYLCDDNLDTEWDVPSLVWNRQPNVEALVDMLSYGKWGKSDIRRHMLPMLSTIYLREMASPSNSKSLLLLDDDQYEFHSVKRIKIIHGQPYYLVQWKSHADDRMFVQTDEDVQLVDEAFPNEARRHKWLKGREKSGANRNRLLVPKEEKSRSKLNILANNMSKTRKGARPRPSWVQLCIKDFYCSKKPHVEMGQTSTRKSSPVSQRRNLMLG